Proteins encoded together in one Acanthochromis polyacanthus isolate Apoly-LR-REF ecotype Palm Island chromosome 12, KAUST_Apoly_ChrSc, whole genome shotgun sequence window:
- the arhgef5 gene encoding trichohyalin isoform X9 has protein sequence METKRPSCSLLDSNVNMSDHKLQPGGRISRDPSPRPAMTAQSDREEVRRSESQAVKMRDKVRYKDVETMERLYERERRRDGERRERRPEEDRGRNGRPLSNQEKEAERDVRRGPKKGDTFPRVKKDNRRMTPSDERGERRPRRGDEEGWDRTWYRDEVRPRDRNQESDLRGQDWRRDVEVRAREEGRRREREVRVSSPHRRRDREVHSDRREKREGRRDTRSEGDSEEREMRRETAKREEVVYQNSRSEGDDKRDREREEDRARRRADRQRRTERQEDRYDRKEDRYDRKEDRYDRKEDRYDRKEDRKEDRKEDRYDRKEDRYDRKEDRYDRKEDRKEDRYDRKEDRYDRKEDRKEDRYDRKEDRYDRKDDRKEVRYDRKEVRYDRKEDRKEDRYDRNDRKEERYDRKEDRYDRKEERYDRKEERKEDDAFRRQRTDRDRVPPKPPPRAQSSGEWSSDSESRFRRDQDRRDLERRHEGRSEGGRGEATGGASEQRRMWLEPQRNTREPSVDRERHARQKESRMEAEEKKAEEGRYRGGQGETEGVSVDGEEVQERHPSNSEGEERDGSDYWARSEDSEGGSDADWRQERDRMLSGEDGFVTVSSSGDREDEEDEEFVDCQEFWDVRDDSPGEEEETKYGFCVTGQTLPRSQAGQTGVDEASLETRHDDLRRGQHPNTTQEPEEPLPSELQEPRVILRSKPEHPYDEVGTIKRDSQTERLLKEWRQKNKDPAAGDADQTSPLPRNPYADVGSQVDFENIQPILDQIKSGAMSPEEVEAIRIRMSGAWSMSEEPKRHSQAPHLKWAKNVIREILGRSEETGVDEPNTPKQPEPEEEEEEEEEEEAAPDVQLTPEEDQSEEELEGLRGTRSSRAVMHVEQQPDMHVKTNTPLETDRQGGQAERKDLEGGGEEVAGSKRKEVEMFLSVSGTLYKPSSCPILNYEDEEEVEEAGKAQEVEVGVRQEVEVEGRQEVEVEGRQEVEVDKGKVGTLTSSCSFQDLGPEVRIRRRGIRKTTERRNGELVEVEEEEDEGVGRDRRTRIFSATDDEDDRSKSWGEVELKNVLDTIDKRRRNSKFFNAAQLYQQYSEAAQNFEILRQARSDILSLCEENSPAPSPPPARRPLPPLPPVPHPHSLSHSPSISSTQSLTLPEPPRTERRSSSPRLSISLSGQSASLWRELPGVRNSVELEELSEDQRRLQEVRFEVVTSEASYCRSLDIVVDHFVKSKQLGAKLTNQDRNWLFSRLADVRAISHSFLSKLEERVESDIMHFTVCDIIARHCQRFRMVYVPYLTNQSYQDATYQRLMNENQEFKQLVAKLERSPVCQRLPLRSFLVLPFQRITRIKLLVQNIVKRTTPGTAEALQAIKAMKLLEKLIQESNDSISQMKSIESLVSLSAKVDFECRTLPLVSQSRRLVREGPVTELIDFSLKDTERGVYLHLFNDYLLLSLQKEGGRFTVIDHSPVSDLRAENCRVKLHSLQKNLFRLHMSHKALLLRTDTQSDKLRWISALSRPHQEIDFSAAQDFEQMQCIRAFVAQQPDELSLEKADVILVHQQSSDNWVEGTRLSDRHRGWMPKSHLETISNSRVRQRNLSDALKLTTATAAV, from the exons ATGGAGACCAAAAGGCCGAGCTGCAGCCTTCTCGACTCAAACGTTAACATGTCCGACCACAAGCTCCAGCCGGGCGGAAGAATCTCCAGAGATCCCAGTCCGAGGCCGGCGATGACGGCCCAGTCCGACCGAGAGGAGGTCCGGAGGAGTGAGAGCCAAGCTGTGAAGATGAGAGACAAAGTGAGATACAAAGACGTGGAGACAATGGAGAGACTCTATGAAAGAGAGAGACGAAGggatggagagaggagagagaggaggccagaggaggacagaggaagGAATGGAAGACCTCTGTCCAACCAGGAGAAGGAGGCCGAGAGGGACGTCAGGAGAGGCCCGAAGAAAGGCGACACATTTCCCAGAGTCAAGAAAGACAACAGAAGAATGACGCCGAGCGACGAAAGAGGGGAGAGGAGGCCGAggagaggagatgaggaggGCTGGGACAGAACCTGGTACCGAGACGAAGTCCGACCCAGAGACAGAAACCAGGAATCAGACCTCCGAGGTCAGGACTGGAGACGAGATGTGGAGGTCAGAGCGAGGGAGGAAGgtagaagaagagagagagaggtcagGGTGAGTTCTCCTCACAGAAGACGAGACAGAGAGGTTCATTCGGATagaagagagaagagggaaGGACGGAGGGACACGAGGAGCGAAGGGGACAGCGAGGAGAGAGAGATGAGGAGGGAGACAGCCAAGAGAGAGGAGGTGGTCTACCAGAACAGCAGGAGTGAAGGAGACGACaagagagacagggagagggaggaggacagGGCCAGGAGGAGGGCAGACAGgcagaggaggacagaaagacaggaggacaggtacGACAGGAAGGAGGACAGGTACGACAGGAAGGAGGACAGGTACGACAGGAAGGAGGACAGGTACGACAGGAAGGAGGACAGGAAGGAGGACAGGAAGGAGGACAGGTACGACAGGAAGGAGGACAGGTACGACAGGAAGGAGGACAGGTACGACAGGAAGGAGGACAGGAAGGAGGACAG GTACGACAGGAAGGAGGACAGGTACGACAGGAAGGAGGACAGGAAGGAGGACAGGTACGACAGGAAGGAGGACAGGTACGACAGGAAGGACGACAGGAAGGAGGTCAGGTACGACAGGAAGGAGGTCAGGTACGACAGGAAGGAGGACAGGAAGGAGGACAGGTACGACAGGAATGACAGGAAAGAGGAGAGGTATGACAGGAAGGAGGACAGGTACGACAGGAAAGAGGAGAGGTATGacaggaaggaggagaggaaggaggacgaTGCATTCAGGCGTCAGAGGACAGATCGGGACAGAGTACCTCCCAAACCTCCACCGCGAGCCCAGAGCAGCGGCGAGTGGAGCAGTGACAGCGAGTCCAGATTCAGGAGAGACCAAGACAGACGAGACTTGGAGAGAAGACACGAAGGGAGAAGTGAGGGAGGCAGAGGGGAGGCGACAGGGGGAGCGTCAGAGCAGAGGAGGATGTGGTTAGAACCGCAGAGGAATACCAGAGAACCATCTGTAGACCGAGAGAGGCACGCGAGGCAGAAAGAGAGCAGGATGGAGGCCGAGGAGAAGAAAGCAGAGGAGGGCAGATATAGGGGAGgacagggagagacagagggggTGAGTGTGGACGGAGAGGAGGTGCAGGAGAGACATCCGTCCAACAGCGAAGGGGAGGAAAGAGATGGAAGCGACTACTGGGCGCGCTCGGAAGACAGCGAAGGAGGAAGTGATGCGGACTGGAGGCAGGAAAGGGACAGAATGCTGTCGGGAGAGGACGGCTTCGTCACCGTGTCCAGCAGCGGAGACCGAGAAgacgaggaggacgaggagtTCGTGGACTGCCAGGAGTTCTGGGACGTCAGAGATGACTCacctggagaggaggaggagactaaGTATGGCTTCTGTGTGACTGGACAGACTCTGCCCCGGTCACAAGCCGGTCAGACAGGTGTAGACGAGGCAAGTTTAGAAACTCGTCATGATGACCTCAGACGTGGCCAACACCCAAACACCACCCAGGAACCAGAGGAACCCCTCCCCTCTGAGCTTCAGGAGCCCAGAGTCATCCTGAGGAGCAAACCTGAGCATCCGTATGACGAGGTCGGGACGATTAAACGAGACTCTCAGACCGAAAGACTCCTCAAAGAATGGAGGCAGAAGAACAAAGACCCGGCAGCCGGAGACGCCGACCAGACCTCTCCTCTCCCCAGGAACCCCTACGCCGACGTCGGCTCCCAGGTGGACTTTGAGAATATCCAGCCCATCCTGGACCAGATCAAGTCCGGAGCCATGAGTCCGGAGGAGGTGGAGGCTATCCGGATCCGGATGAGCGGAGCTTGGAGCATGTCCGAGGAGCCCAAGAGGCACTCCCAGGCACCTCACCTCAAGTGGGCCAAAAACGTGATCCGAGAGATCCTGGGACGCTCCGAGGAGACGGGGGTGGACGAACCGAACACACCCAAACAACCTGAAcccgaagaggaggaggaggaggaggaggaggaagaggcggCGCCTGATGTTCAGCTAACACCGGAGGAGGATCAGtcggaggaggagctggaggggcTGAGAGGTACGAGGTCGAGCAGAGCCGTCATGCATGTTGAACAGCAACCAGACATGCATGTAAAAACTAACACGCCACtagagacggacagacagggAGGACAGGCAGAGAGGAAAGATCTAGAGGGAGGAGGCGAGGAGGTGGCAGGGAGCAAACGAAAGGAGGTGGAGATGTTTCTGAGTGTCAGCGGCACTCTGTACAAACCCAGCAGCTGCCCCATTCTGAACtatgaggatgaggaggaggtggaggaggcagGGAAGGCACAGGAAGTGGAGGTGGGAGTCAGACAGGAAGTGGAGGTGgaaggcagacaggaagtggaggtggaaggcagacaggaagtggaagTGGACAAGGGTAAAGTAGGGACGTTGACGAGCTCCTGCAGCTTTCAGGATCTGGGTCCTGAAGTTCGGATCCGAAGGAGAGGAATCCGTAAGACGACAGAGAGAAGAAATGGAGAGCTGGTAGAggtggaggaagaagaggatgaAGGTGTTGGAAGAGACCGCAGAACCAGAATATTCTCTGCAACAG ATGACGAAGACGACCGCAGTAAAAGCTGGGGGGAAGTGGAGCTCAA GAATGTTTTGGACACGATCGACAAGCGAAGAAGGAACTCAAAGTTTTTCA ATGCTGCCCAGCTCTACCAGCAGTACAGTGAAGCAGCTCAGAACTTTGAGATCCTCCGTCAGGCCCGTTCAGACATCCTCTCGCTGTGTGAGGAGAACTCTCCggctccttctcctcctccggcCCGCCGCCCCCTGCCTCCCCTGCCTCCCGTCCCTCACCCCCACTCCCTCAGCCACAGCCCCTCCATCAGCAGCACCCAGAGCCTGACGCTGCCAGAACCCCCCAGAACCGAGCGCCGGTCCTCCTCCCCCAGACTCTCCATCTCCCTCAGCGGCCAGTCGGCCTCCCTGTGGAGGGAGCTGCCCGGAGTCAGGAACAGCGtggagctggaggagctgaGCGAGGACCAGAGGAGGCTGCAGGAG GTGAGGTTTGAGGTGGTGACCTCAGAGGCTTCGTACTGCAGGAGTCTGGACATCGTGGTGGACCACTTTGTGAAGTCCAAGCAGCTCGGAGCGAAGCTGACCAACCAGGACAGGAACTGGCTCTTCTCCAGACTGGCCGATGTCCGAGCCATCAGCCACAG TTTCCTGTCAAAGCTGGAGGAGCGGGTCGAGTCGGACATCATGCACTTCACGGTTTGTGACATCATCGCTCGCCACTGCCAGCGCTTCAGGATGGTTTATGTTCCCTACCTCACCAACCAGTCGTACCAGGACGCCACCTACCAGAGGCTCAT GAACGAGAATCAGGAGTTCAAGCAGCTGGTGGCCAAACTAGAGAGGAGTCCGGTCTGCCAGAGGCTTCCTCTGCGCTCCTTCCTGGTTCTTCCCTTCCAGAGAATCACCAGAATCAAGCTGCTGGTCCAG AACATCGTGAAGAGGACGACTCCAGGAACAGCAGAAGCCCTGCAGGCCATCAAAGCCATGAAGCTCCTGGAGAAG ctGATCCAGGAGAGCAACGACAGCATCTCTCAGATGAAGAGCATCGAGTCTCTGGTTTCTCTCAGCGCTAAAGTCGACTTCGAGTGCAGA ACTCTTCCTCTGGTCAGTCAGTCCCGTCGGCTGGTGAGAGAAGGTCCGGTTACCGAGCTGATAGATTTCTCTCTGAAGGACACGGAGCGAGGCGTTTACCTTCATCTGTTCAACGACTACCTGCTGCTGTCGCTGCAGAAAGA AGGAGGAAGGTTCACCGTCATCGATCACTCTCCCGTCTCAGACCTGCGAGCAGAAAACTGCCGAGTCAAGCTTCACTCGCTGCAGAAGAACCTGTTCCGGCTGCACATGTCGCACAAAGCCCTGCTGCTCCGGACCGACACACA GAGCGATAAGCTACGCTGGATATCGGCGCTCTCCAGGCCTCATCAGGAAATAGACTTTTCTGCTGCACAAG ATTTCGAACAGATGCAGTGTATCCGAGCCTTCGTTGCCCAGCAACCGGACGAGCTGTCCTTAGAAAAAGCCGACGTTATTCTGGTGCACCAGCAGAGCAGCGACA actgGGTCGAGGGAACCCGGCTGTCGGACCGACACCGTGGGTGGATGCCCAAGTCCCACCTGGAGACCATCAGCAACTCCAGAGTCCGACAACGAAACCTGTCGGACGCCCTCAAACTCACCACGGCCACAGCTGCTGTCTAg
- the arhgef5 gene encoding trichohyalin isoform X14: protein METKRPSCSLLDSNVNMSDHKLQPGGRISRDPSPRPAMTAQSDREEVRRSESQAVKMRDKVRYKDVETMERLYERERRRDGERRERRPEEDRGRNGRPLSNQEKEAERDVRRGPKKGDTFPRVKKDNRRMTPSDERGERRPRRGDEEGWDRTWYRDEVRPRDRNQESDLRGQDWRRDVEVRAREEGRRREREVRVSSPHRRRDREVHSDRREKREGRRDTRSEGDSEEREMRRETAKREEVVYQNSRSEGDDKRDREREEDRARRRADRQRRTERQEDRYDRKEDRYDRKEDRYDRKEDRYDRKEDRKEDRKEDRYDRKEDRYDRKEDRYDRKEDRKEDRYDRKEDRKEDRYDRKEDRYDRKDDRKEVRYDRKEVRYDRKEDRKEDRYDRNDRKEERYDRKEDRYDRKEERYDRKEERKEDDAFRRQRTDRDRVPPKPPPRAQSSGEWSSDSESRFRRDQDRRDLERRHEGRSEGGRGEATGGASEQRRMWLEPQRNTREPSVDRERHARQKESRMEAEEKKAEEGRYRGGQGETEGVSVDGEEVQERHPSNSEGEERDGSDYWARSEDSEGGSDADWRQERDRMLSGEDGFVTVSSSGDREDEEDEEFVDCQEFWDVRDDSPGEEEETKYGFCVTGQTLPRSQAGQTGVDEASLETRHDDLRRGQHPNTTQEPEEPLPSELQEPRVILRSKPEHPYDEVGTIKRDSQTERLLKEWRQKNKDPAAGDADQTSPLPRNPYADVGSQVDFENIQPILDQIKSGAMSPEEVEAIRIRMSGAWSMSEEPKRHSQAPHLKWAKNVIREILGRSEETGVDEPNTPKQPEPEEEEEEEEEEEAAPDVQLTPEEDQSEEELEGLRGTRSSRAVMHVEQQPDMHVKTNTPLETDRQGGQAERKDLEGGGEEVAGSKRKEVEMFLSVSGTLYKPSSCPILNYEDEEEVEEAGKAQEVEVGVRQEVEVEGRQEVEVEGRQEVEVDKGKVGTLTSSCSFQDLGPEVRIRRRGIRKTTERRNGELVEVEEEEDEGVGRDRRTRIFSATDDEDDRSKSWGEVELKNVLDTIDKRRRNSKFFNAAQLYQQYSEAAQNFEILRQARSDILSLCEENSPAPSPPPARRPLPPLPPVPHPHSLSHSPSISSTQSLTLPEPPRTERRSSSPRLSISLSGQSASLWRELPGVRNSVELEELSEDQRRLQEVRFEVVTSEASYCRSLDIVVDHFVKSKQLGAKLTNQDRNWLFSRLADVRAISHSFLSKLEERVESDIMHFTVCDIIARHCQRFRMVYVPYLTNQSYQDATYQRLMNENQEFKQLVAKLERSPVCQRLPLRSFLVLPFQRITRIKLLVQNIVKRTTPGTAEALQAIKAMKLLEKLIQESNDSISQMKSIESLVSLSAKVDFECRTLPLVSQSRRLVREGPVTELIDFSLKDTERGVYLHLFNDYLLLSLQKEGGRFTVIDHSPVSDLRAENCRVKLHSLQKNLFRLHMSHKALLLRTDTQSDKLRWISALSRPHQEIDFSAAQDFEQMQCIRAFVAQQPDELSLEKADVILVHQQSSDNWVEGTRLSDRHRGWMPKSHLETISNSRVRQRNLSDALKLTTATAAV from the exons ATGGAGACCAAAAGGCCGAGCTGCAGCCTTCTCGACTCAAACGTTAACATGTCCGACCACAAGCTCCAGCCGGGCGGAAGAATCTCCAGAGATCCCAGTCCGAGGCCGGCGATGACGGCCCAGTCCGACCGAGAGGAGGTCCGGAGGAGTGAGAGCCAAGCTGTGAAGATGAGAGACAAAGTGAGATACAAAGACGTGGAGACAATGGAGAGACTCTATGAAAGAGAGAGACGAAGggatggagagaggagagagaggaggccagaggaggacagaggaagGAATGGAAGACCTCTGTCCAACCAGGAGAAGGAGGCCGAGAGGGACGTCAGGAGAGGCCCGAAGAAAGGCGACACATTTCCCAGAGTCAAGAAAGACAACAGAAGAATGACGCCGAGCGACGAAAGAGGGGAGAGGAGGCCGAggagaggagatgaggaggGCTGGGACAGAACCTGGTACCGAGACGAAGTCCGACCCAGAGACAGAAACCAGGAATCAGACCTCCGAGGTCAGGACTGGAGACGAGATGTGGAGGTCAGAGCGAGGGAGGAAGgtagaagaagagagagagaggtcagGGTGAGTTCTCCTCACAGAAGACGAGACAGAGAGGTTCATTCGGATagaagagagaagagggaaGGACGGAGGGACACGAGGAGCGAAGGGGACAGCGAGGAGAGAGAGATGAGGAGGGAGACAGCCAAGAGAGAGGAGGTGGTCTACCAGAACAGCAGGAGTGAAGGAGACGACaagagagacagggagagggaggaggacagGGCCAGGAGGAGGGCAGACAGgcagaggaggacagaaagacaggaggacaggtacGACAGGAAGGAGGACAGGTACGACAGGAAGGAGGACAGGTACGACAGGAAGGAGGACAGGTACGACAGGAAGGAGGACAGGAAGGAGGACAGGAAGGAGGACAGGTACGACAGGAAGGAGGACAGGTACGACAGGAAGGAGGACAGGTACGACAGGAAGGAGGACAGGAAGGAGGACAG GTACGACAGGAAGGAGGACAGGAAGGAGGACAGGTACGACAGGAAGGAGGACAGGTACGACAGGAAGGACGACAGGAAGGAGGTCAGGTACGACAGGAAGGAGGTCAGGTACGACAGGAAGGAGGACAGGAAGGAGGACAGGTACGACAGGAATGACAGGAAAGAGGAGAGGTATGACAGGAAGGAGGACAGGTACGACAGGAAAGAGGAGAGGTATGacaggaaggaggagaggaaggaggacgaTGCATTCAGGCGTCAGAGGACAGATCGGGACAGAGTACCTCCCAAACCTCCACCGCGAGCCCAGAGCAGCGGCGAGTGGAGCAGTGACAGCGAGTCCAGATTCAGGAGAGACCAAGACAGACGAGACTTGGAGAGAAGACACGAAGGGAGAAGTGAGGGAGGCAGAGGGGAGGCGACAGGGGGAGCGTCAGAGCAGAGGAGGATGTGGTTAGAACCGCAGAGGAATACCAGAGAACCATCTGTAGACCGAGAGAGGCACGCGAGGCAGAAAGAGAGCAGGATGGAGGCCGAGGAGAAGAAAGCAGAGGAGGGCAGATATAGGGGAGgacagggagagacagagggggTGAGTGTGGACGGAGAGGAGGTGCAGGAGAGACATCCGTCCAACAGCGAAGGGGAGGAAAGAGATGGAAGCGACTACTGGGCGCGCTCGGAAGACAGCGAAGGAGGAAGTGATGCGGACTGGAGGCAGGAAAGGGACAGAATGCTGTCGGGAGAGGACGGCTTCGTCACCGTGTCCAGCAGCGGAGACCGAGAAgacgaggaggacgaggagtTCGTGGACTGCCAGGAGTTCTGGGACGTCAGAGATGACTCacctggagaggaggaggagactaaGTATGGCTTCTGTGTGACTGGACAGACTCTGCCCCGGTCACAAGCCGGTCAGACAGGTGTAGACGAGGCAAGTTTAGAAACTCGTCATGATGACCTCAGACGTGGCCAACACCCAAACACCACCCAGGAACCAGAGGAACCCCTCCCCTCTGAGCTTCAGGAGCCCAGAGTCATCCTGAGGAGCAAACCTGAGCATCCGTATGACGAGGTCGGGACGATTAAACGAGACTCTCAGACCGAAAGACTCCTCAAAGAATGGAGGCAGAAGAACAAAGACCCGGCAGCCGGAGACGCCGACCAGACCTCTCCTCTCCCCAGGAACCCCTACGCCGACGTCGGCTCCCAGGTGGACTTTGAGAATATCCAGCCCATCCTGGACCAGATCAAGTCCGGAGCCATGAGTCCGGAGGAGGTGGAGGCTATCCGGATCCGGATGAGCGGAGCTTGGAGCATGTCCGAGGAGCCCAAGAGGCACTCCCAGGCACCTCACCTCAAGTGGGCCAAAAACGTGATCCGAGAGATCCTGGGACGCTCCGAGGAGACGGGGGTGGACGAACCGAACACACCCAAACAACCTGAAcccgaagaggaggaggaggaggaggaggaggaagaggcggCGCCTGATGTTCAGCTAACACCGGAGGAGGATCAGtcggaggaggagctggaggggcTGAGAGGTACGAGGTCGAGCAGAGCCGTCATGCATGTTGAACAGCAACCAGACATGCATGTAAAAACTAACACGCCACtagagacggacagacagggAGGACAGGCAGAGAGGAAAGATCTAGAGGGAGGAGGCGAGGAGGTGGCAGGGAGCAAACGAAAGGAGGTGGAGATGTTTCTGAGTGTCAGCGGCACTCTGTACAAACCCAGCAGCTGCCCCATTCTGAACtatgaggatgaggaggaggtggaggaggcagGGAAGGCACAGGAAGTGGAGGTGGGAGTCAGACAGGAAGTGGAGGTGgaaggcagacaggaagtggaggtggaaggcagacaggaagtggaagTGGACAAGGGTAAAGTAGGGACGTTGACGAGCTCCTGCAGCTTTCAGGATCTGGGTCCTGAAGTTCGGATCCGAAGGAGAGGAATCCGTAAGACGACAGAGAGAAGAAATGGAGAGCTGGTAGAggtggaggaagaagaggatgaAGGTGTTGGAAGAGACCGCAGAACCAGAATATTCTCTGCAACAG ATGACGAAGACGACCGCAGTAAAAGCTGGGGGGAAGTGGAGCTCAA GAATGTTTTGGACACGATCGACAAGCGAAGAAGGAACTCAAAGTTTTTCA ATGCTGCCCAGCTCTACCAGCAGTACAGTGAAGCAGCTCAGAACTTTGAGATCCTCCGTCAGGCCCGTTCAGACATCCTCTCGCTGTGTGAGGAGAACTCTCCggctccttctcctcctccggcCCGCCGCCCCCTGCCTCCCCTGCCTCCCGTCCCTCACCCCCACTCCCTCAGCCACAGCCCCTCCATCAGCAGCACCCAGAGCCTGACGCTGCCAGAACCCCCCAGAACCGAGCGCCGGTCCTCCTCCCCCAGACTCTCCATCTCCCTCAGCGGCCAGTCGGCCTCCCTGTGGAGGGAGCTGCCCGGAGTCAGGAACAGCGtggagctggaggagctgaGCGAGGACCAGAGGAGGCTGCAGGAG GTGAGGTTTGAGGTGGTGACCTCAGAGGCTTCGTACTGCAGGAGTCTGGACATCGTGGTGGACCACTTTGTGAAGTCCAAGCAGCTCGGAGCGAAGCTGACCAACCAGGACAGGAACTGGCTCTTCTCCAGACTGGCCGATGTCCGAGCCATCAGCCACAG TTTCCTGTCAAAGCTGGAGGAGCGGGTCGAGTCGGACATCATGCACTTCACGGTTTGTGACATCATCGCTCGCCACTGCCAGCGCTTCAGGATGGTTTATGTTCCCTACCTCACCAACCAGTCGTACCAGGACGCCACCTACCAGAGGCTCAT GAACGAGAATCAGGAGTTCAAGCAGCTGGTGGCCAAACTAGAGAGGAGTCCGGTCTGCCAGAGGCTTCCTCTGCGCTCCTTCCTGGTTCTTCCCTTCCAGAGAATCACCAGAATCAAGCTGCTGGTCCAG AACATCGTGAAGAGGACGACTCCAGGAACAGCAGAAGCCCTGCAGGCCATCAAAGCCATGAAGCTCCTGGAGAAG ctGATCCAGGAGAGCAACGACAGCATCTCTCAGATGAAGAGCATCGAGTCTCTGGTTTCTCTCAGCGCTAAAGTCGACTTCGAGTGCAGA ACTCTTCCTCTGGTCAGTCAGTCCCGTCGGCTGGTGAGAGAAGGTCCGGTTACCGAGCTGATAGATTTCTCTCTGAAGGACACGGAGCGAGGCGTTTACCTTCATCTGTTCAACGACTACCTGCTGCTGTCGCTGCAGAAAGA AGGAGGAAGGTTCACCGTCATCGATCACTCTCCCGTCTCAGACCTGCGAGCAGAAAACTGCCGAGTCAAGCTTCACTCGCTGCAGAAGAACCTGTTCCGGCTGCACATGTCGCACAAAGCCCTGCTGCTCCGGACCGACACACA GAGCGATAAGCTACGCTGGATATCGGCGCTCTCCAGGCCTCATCAGGAAATAGACTTTTCTGCTGCACAAG ATTTCGAACAGATGCAGTGTATCCGAGCCTTCGTTGCCCAGCAACCGGACGAGCTGTCCTTAGAAAAAGCCGACGTTATTCTGGTGCACCAGCAGAGCAGCGACA actgGGTCGAGGGAACCCGGCTGTCGGACCGACACCGTGGGTGGATGCCCAAGTCCCACCTGGAGACCATCAGCAACTCCAGAGTCCGACAACGAAACCTGTCGGACGCCCTCAAACTCACCACGGCCACAGCTGCTGTCTAg